From the Ostrinia nubilalis chromosome 8, ilOstNubi1.1, whole genome shotgun sequence genome, one window contains:
- the LOC135073831 gene encoding putative sodium-dependent multivitamin transporter isoform X1: MSVVKMVENVFGAWDYAIMAATMVASVVIGLYFRFSGGKQKTNEEYLMADRNMSILPVAVSLMASFISAITLLGVSAENYYYGMIFIVANLGYGLATPIASSLYLPVFFGLQKTSTYEYLELRFGPRLRMLASLTYTLQMILYNGIVLYAPAIVLESVTGLDRLVSILVVGISCTLYSTFGGMKAVLFTDLLQSALMYGAVISVVVFSSVQLGGFDQIFIKAHEGGRLDFNKFSIDPTERHTWWSLLLGGMVTYLSLYGVNHTQVQRLLTVSTLKRSKLCLWWSWPVMMLLSTFTCIGGLGIYAVYRDCDPLTNQKITAIDQLMPYYVVDAMRSVPGLAGLFVAGIFSASLSTISSACNSLAAVTLTDYISRWCKIRESYIIWLTKLVACGYGLLFLALAFLAEHLGGVLQASLIIFGAVGGPLLGVFTLGMFTTYANERGVSIGLLSGLAMTFWISFGTPRPSPTKLPLSIEGCGNNITVSTPMATNPSDYLYPYRLSYMLTSPIGFAWVLLIGTLLSLLWRHKQPWEKAGCEDPDPALFTPPLARMLRARQEKKLSAKQVDVGSSS; the protein is encoded by the exons ATGtctgtag taaaaatgGTCGAGAACGTATTTGGGGCATGGGACTACGCCATCATGGCGGCGACTATGGTGGCATCGGTCGTCATAGGACTCTACTTTCGATTCAGCGGCGGTAAACAAAAGACAAACGAG GAGTACCTAATGGCCGATCGGAACATGTCAATTCTTCCAGTAGCCGTCTCACTAATGGCATCCTTCATATCTGCAATCACTCTACTCGGAGTGTCTGCTGAAAACTACTACTACGGCATGATATTCATCGTCGCCAACCTGGGCTATGGACTAGCGACACCTATCGCCAGCAGCCTATACCTACCAGTATTCTTCGGACTGCAAAAGACCAGCACTTACGAATATTTGGAACTGCGATTTGGACCAAGATTACGCATGCTCGCTTCCCTAACGTACACATTGCAGATGATATTGTACAATGGAATAGTGCTGTACGCACCAGCGATAGTGCTGGAATCAGTAACTGGGCTAGATAGACTGGTATCGATACTAGTGGTGGGAATATCATGTACCCTGTATTCTACTTTTGGAGGAATGAAAGCAGTATTGTTCACTGATTTGCTTCAATCAGCGTTAATGTATGGAGCTGTGATCAGTGTTGTTGTGTTCAGTTCAGTGCAGCTCGGAGGTTTCGATCAGATTTTCATAAAAGCTCATGAAGGGGGCCGATTGGACTTCAACAA GTTCAGTATAGACCCAACAGAAAGGCACACATGGTGGAGCCTGTTGCTTGGAGGGATGGTCACATATTTGTCTTTGTATGGCGTTAACCACACACAG GTTCAACGGCTACTGACAGTCAGCACACTGAAAAGATCTAAGCTGTGCCTATGGTGGAGCTGGCCAGTTATGATGTTGCTCAGTACCTTCACGTGCATTGGTGGGCTGGGCATCTACGCCGTCTATAGGGATTGCGATCCGCTGACTAATCAAAAAATCACTGcg ATCGACCAGCTGATGCCGTATTACGTGGTGGATGCGATGCGCTCGGTGCCAGGACTGGCCGGGCTGTTCGTAGCGGGAATCTTCAGCGCCTCGCTGTCTACAATATCGTCCGCCTGCAACTCGCTCGCTGCAGTCACGCTCACTGATTACATCAGTAG ATGGTGTAAGATTCGTGAATCGTACATCATATGGCTGACAAAACTGGTGGCGTGTGGTTACGGGCTACTGTTCCTGGCATTGGCATTTTTAGCGGAACACCTCGGCGGCGTGCTACAAGCTTCTCTCATTATTTTCGGAGCAGTAGGGGGACCACTACTTGGTGTCTTTACCCTGGGCATGTTCACCACTTACGCTAACGAGAGG GGTGTATCTATTGGGCTGCTCAGTGGCTTGGCCATGACTTTTTGGATAAGCTTCGGGACTCCTCGACCTTCACCCACCAAACTTCCTCTGAGTATCGAAGGATGTGGAAACAATATCACAGTATCCACTCCAATGGCTACAAATCCTTCGGACTATTTGTATCCTTATAGATTATCCTATATGCTGACAAGTCCG ATTGGATTCGCATGGGTGTTGCTAATAGGCACATTGCTGTCTCTTTTGTGGAGACATAAACAGCCGTGGGAGAAAGCAGGATGCGAAGATCCTGATCCTGCACTCTTCACACCGCCCCTGGCAAGGATGCTCAGGGCGCGACAGGAGAAAAAACTGTCTGCGAAACAG GTGGACGTGGGCAGCAGCTCATAA
- the LOC135073831 gene encoding putative sodium-dependent multivitamin transporter isoform X2, producing the protein MVENVFGAWDYAIMAATMVASVVIGLYFRFSGGKQKTNEEYLMADRNMSILPVAVSLMASFISAITLLGVSAENYYYGMIFIVANLGYGLATPIASSLYLPVFFGLQKTSTYEYLELRFGPRLRMLASLTYTLQMILYNGIVLYAPAIVLESVTGLDRLVSILVVGISCTLYSTFGGMKAVLFTDLLQSALMYGAVISVVVFSSVQLGGFDQIFIKAHEGGRLDFNKFSIDPTERHTWWSLLLGGMVTYLSLYGVNHTQVQRLLTVSTLKRSKLCLWWSWPVMMLLSTFTCIGGLGIYAVYRDCDPLTNQKITAIDQLMPYYVVDAMRSVPGLAGLFVAGIFSASLSTISSACNSLAAVTLTDYISRWCKIRESYIIWLTKLVACGYGLLFLALAFLAEHLGGVLQASLIIFGAVGGPLLGVFTLGMFTTYANERGVSIGLLSGLAMTFWISFGTPRPSPTKLPLSIEGCGNNITVSTPMATNPSDYLYPYRLSYMLTSPIGFAWVLLIGTLLSLLWRHKQPWEKAGCEDPDPALFTPPLARMLRARQEKKLSAKQVDVGSSS; encoded by the exons atgGTCGAGAACGTATTTGGGGCATGGGACTACGCCATCATGGCGGCGACTATGGTGGCATCGGTCGTCATAGGACTCTACTTTCGATTCAGCGGCGGTAAACAAAAGACAAACGAG GAGTACCTAATGGCCGATCGGAACATGTCAATTCTTCCAGTAGCCGTCTCACTAATGGCATCCTTCATATCTGCAATCACTCTACTCGGAGTGTCTGCTGAAAACTACTACTACGGCATGATATTCATCGTCGCCAACCTGGGCTATGGACTAGCGACACCTATCGCCAGCAGCCTATACCTACCAGTATTCTTCGGACTGCAAAAGACCAGCACTTACGAATATTTGGAACTGCGATTTGGACCAAGATTACGCATGCTCGCTTCCCTAACGTACACATTGCAGATGATATTGTACAATGGAATAGTGCTGTACGCACCAGCGATAGTGCTGGAATCAGTAACTGGGCTAGATAGACTGGTATCGATACTAGTGGTGGGAATATCATGTACCCTGTATTCTACTTTTGGAGGAATGAAAGCAGTATTGTTCACTGATTTGCTTCAATCAGCGTTAATGTATGGAGCTGTGATCAGTGTTGTTGTGTTCAGTTCAGTGCAGCTCGGAGGTTTCGATCAGATTTTCATAAAAGCTCATGAAGGGGGCCGATTGGACTTCAACAA GTTCAGTATAGACCCAACAGAAAGGCACACATGGTGGAGCCTGTTGCTTGGAGGGATGGTCACATATTTGTCTTTGTATGGCGTTAACCACACACAG GTTCAACGGCTACTGACAGTCAGCACACTGAAAAGATCTAAGCTGTGCCTATGGTGGAGCTGGCCAGTTATGATGTTGCTCAGTACCTTCACGTGCATTGGTGGGCTGGGCATCTACGCCGTCTATAGGGATTGCGATCCGCTGACTAATCAAAAAATCACTGcg ATCGACCAGCTGATGCCGTATTACGTGGTGGATGCGATGCGCTCGGTGCCAGGACTGGCCGGGCTGTTCGTAGCGGGAATCTTCAGCGCCTCGCTGTCTACAATATCGTCCGCCTGCAACTCGCTCGCTGCAGTCACGCTCACTGATTACATCAGTAG ATGGTGTAAGATTCGTGAATCGTACATCATATGGCTGACAAAACTGGTGGCGTGTGGTTACGGGCTACTGTTCCTGGCATTGGCATTTTTAGCGGAACACCTCGGCGGCGTGCTACAAGCTTCTCTCATTATTTTCGGAGCAGTAGGGGGACCACTACTTGGTGTCTTTACCCTGGGCATGTTCACCACTTACGCTAACGAGAGG GGTGTATCTATTGGGCTGCTCAGTGGCTTGGCCATGACTTTTTGGATAAGCTTCGGGACTCCTCGACCTTCACCCACCAAACTTCCTCTGAGTATCGAAGGATGTGGAAACAATATCACAGTATCCACTCCAATGGCTACAAATCCTTCGGACTATTTGTATCCTTATAGATTATCCTATATGCTGACAAGTCCG ATTGGATTCGCATGGGTGTTGCTAATAGGCACATTGCTGTCTCTTTTGTGGAGACATAAACAGCCGTGGGAGAAAGCAGGATGCGAAGATCCTGATCCTGCACTCTTCACACCGCCCCTGGCAAGGATGCTCAGGGCGCGACAGGAGAAAAAACTGTCTGCGAAACAG GTGGACGTGGGCAGCAGCTCATAA